A single genomic interval of Streptomyces sp. NBC_00663 harbors:
- a CDS encoding thiolase domain-containing protein, which yields MSRDIAVIAVAQSDILRSTAEQSEVEMLMPVLHDVLDRTGLKTADIGFTCSGSCDYLAGRAFSFTLALDGVGAWPPISESHVEMDGAWALYEAWTKLLSGDADTALVYAYGKSSPGSVRDVLTRQLDPYYVAPLWPDSVALAALQAQALIDAGDTDEPALAEIAARSRATDNPRAQLRGSVPQGAYAVRPLRTGDCPPIGDGAAAVILAAGERARELCPRPAWIRGIDHRIEAHGLGVRDLTDSPSTRLAAEKAGAFERPVDTAELHAPFTSQEVVLRKALGLDDSVRVNPSGGALAANPMMAAGLIRIGEAASRIHRGESDRALAHATSGPCLQQNLVAVLEGDPR from the coding sequence GTGAGCAGGGACATCGCCGTCATCGCCGTCGCCCAGTCCGACATCCTGCGCTCCACCGCGGAACAGTCCGAGGTGGAGATGCTCATGCCGGTCCTGCACGACGTCCTCGACCGGACCGGCCTGAAGACCGCCGACATCGGCTTCACCTGCTCCGGCTCCTGCGACTACCTCGCCGGACGCGCCTTCTCCTTCACCCTCGCCCTCGACGGCGTGGGCGCCTGGCCGCCGATCTCCGAGTCGCACGTGGAGATGGACGGCGCGTGGGCGCTGTACGAGGCGTGGACCAAACTCCTCTCCGGTGACGCCGACACCGCGCTGGTGTACGCGTACGGCAAGTCCTCGCCCGGCTCCGTCCGCGACGTACTGACCCGGCAGCTCGACCCGTACTACGTGGCACCCCTGTGGCCCGACTCCGTCGCCCTCGCCGCCCTCCAGGCACAGGCGCTCATCGACGCGGGCGACACCGACGAACCCGCCCTGGCCGAGATCGCCGCCCGAAGCCGCGCCACCGACAACCCCCGTGCCCAGCTCCGGGGTTCGGTGCCGCAAGGGGCCTATGCCGTACGGCCCCTGCGCACCGGCGACTGCCCGCCCATCGGCGACGGCGCCGCCGCCGTGATCCTCGCGGCGGGGGAGCGAGCCCGCGAACTGTGCCCGCGCCCCGCCTGGATCCGCGGCATCGACCACCGCATCGAGGCGCACGGACTCGGCGTCCGTGACCTCACCGACTCACCCTCCACCCGCCTGGCCGCCGAGAAGGCGGGCGCCTTCGAACGGCCCGTGGACACCGCCGAGTTGCACGCGCCGTTCACCTCGCAGGAGGTCGTGCTGCGCAAGGCGCTCGGGCTGGACGACAGCGTCCGGGTCAATCCTTCCGGGGGCGCCCTCGCCGCCAACCCCATGATGGCCGCGGGGCTGATCCGTATCGGTGAGGCCGCTTCGCGCATCCACCGGGGTGAGTCCGACCGGGCCCTCGCCCATGCCACCTCGGGTCCGTGTCT
- a CDS encoding Zn-ribbon domain-containing OB-fold protein, giving the protein MPEVLKAPLVVEFPFTRSLGPVQSAFLTGLRDRVVLGVRTGDDRILVPPVEYDPVTAEELRDLVEVAPTGTVTTWAWNHEPRRGQPLDTPFAWVLVRLDGADTALLHALDAPDPDSVHTGMRVRVRWAEDRVGAITDIACFEPYDGEAARPSGHSGEFEDPVTGIVAAARLDYTYSPGRAQTAYINALADHRAVGERCPSCRKVYVPPRGACPTCGVATSEQVEVGPGGTVTTFCIVNIKAKNLDIEVPYVYAHIALDGADLALHGRIGGIPYDQVRMGLRVEPVWTEGGRYPDHYRPTGEPDADYETFKELL; this is encoded by the coding sequence ATGCCGGAAGTCCTGAAAGCCCCGCTGGTCGTCGAGTTCCCCTTCACCCGTTCCCTCGGCCCCGTCCAGAGCGCCTTCCTGACCGGCCTGCGCGACCGCGTCGTCCTCGGCGTACGCACCGGCGACGACCGCATCCTCGTCCCGCCCGTCGAGTACGACCCCGTGACCGCGGAGGAGCTCCGCGACCTGGTCGAGGTGGCCCCCACCGGCACGGTCACCACCTGGGCCTGGAACCACGAGCCGCGCCGCGGCCAGCCGTTGGACACCCCCTTCGCCTGGGTCCTCGTCCGCCTCGACGGCGCCGACACCGCCCTCCTCCACGCCCTCGACGCACCGGATCCCGACTCCGTCCACACCGGCATGCGCGTCCGGGTCCGCTGGGCCGAGGACCGCGTCGGCGCGATCACCGACATCGCCTGCTTCGAACCGTACGACGGAGAGGCGGCCCGACCGAGCGGCCACAGCGGCGAGTTCGAGGACCCGGTCACCGGCATCGTCGCCGCCGCCCGCCTCGACTACACCTACTCGCCCGGCCGTGCCCAGACCGCCTACATCAACGCCCTCGCCGACCACCGGGCCGTGGGCGAACGCTGCCCGTCCTGCCGCAAGGTGTACGTGCCCCCGAGGGGCGCCTGCCCCACCTGCGGCGTCGCCACCTCGGAACAGGTCGAGGTGGGGCCCGGCGGCACGGTCACCACCTTCTGCATCGTCAACATCAAGGCGAAGAACCTCGACATCGAAGTCCCCTACGTCTACGCCCACATCGCCCTCGACGGCGCCGACCTCGCCCTGCACGGACGCATCGGCGGCATCCCGTACGACCAGGTGCGGATGGGGCTCAGGGTCGAACCGGTGTGGACGGAAGGGGGCCGCTACCCCGACCACTACCGGCCCACCGGCGAACCCGACGCGGACTACGAGACGTTCAAGGAGCTGCTGTGA
- a CDS encoding crotonase/enoyl-CoA hydratase family protein, with protein MGGTEHLTVRREGATLVLTLNRPEARNALSLAMLVGLYDGWLEADADDTVRSIVFTGAGGSFCAGMDLKALAGKGMEGEQYRDRLKDDPDLHWKAMLRHHRPRKPVIAAVEGHCVAGGTEMLQGTDIRVAGESATFGLFEVRRGLFPIGGSTVRLQRQIPRTHALEMLLTGRPYSAREAAAIGLIGHVVPDGTALTKALEIAEQINACGPLAVEAVKASVYETAELTETDGLAAELKRGWPVFDTADAKEGARAFAEKRPPVYKRH; from the coding sequence ATGGGTGGGACGGAACACCTCACCGTGCGGCGCGAGGGCGCCACACTGGTGCTCACGCTCAACCGGCCGGAGGCCAGGAACGCGCTCTCGCTGGCGATGCTCGTCGGCCTGTACGACGGCTGGCTGGAAGCCGACGCGGACGACACGGTCCGCTCGATCGTGTTCACCGGCGCGGGCGGCTCGTTCTGCGCCGGCATGGACCTCAAGGCCCTGGCCGGAAAGGGCATGGAGGGCGAGCAGTACCGGGACCGGCTCAAGGACGACCCCGACCTGCACTGGAAGGCGATGCTCCGCCATCACCGCCCCCGCAAGCCGGTGATCGCCGCCGTCGAGGGCCACTGCGTCGCCGGCGGCACCGAGATGCTCCAGGGCACCGACATCCGCGTCGCGGGCGAGTCGGCGACCTTCGGCCTGTTCGAGGTCAGACGCGGACTGTTCCCGATCGGCGGCTCCACCGTCCGCCTCCAGCGCCAGATCCCACGCACCCATGCCCTGGAGATGCTGCTCACCGGCCGCCCGTACAGCGCCCGTGAGGCCGCCGCCATCGGACTGATCGGCCATGTCGTCCCGGACGGCACGGCCCTGACCAAGGCCCTGGAGATCGCCGAACAGATCAACGCCTGCGGCCCGTTGGCCGTCGAGGCCGTCAAGGCGTCCGTCTACGAGACCGCCGAACTGACCGAGACCGACGGCCTCGCCGCCGAACTCAAGCGCGGCTGGCCGGTGTTCGACACCGCCGACGCCAAGGAAGGCGCCCGCGCCTTCGCGGAGAAGCGCCCGCCCGTCTACAAGCGCCACTGA
- a CDS encoding acyl-CoA synthetase — translation MEYNLADLFESVVEVVPDREALVYLDIPGTGAERRLTYAELDAAANRIGHHLIDSGIRPGEHVGLHMYNGIEYLQVALGCLKARVVPVNVNYRYVEDELVYLYRDADLVGLFFDAEFGERVAAALPSAQKLRHLVRIGDGGASAVEAVDAVAFADAEAAGSPERGFPRRSPDDQFIIYTGGTTGMPKGVMWRQEDLFFSGMGGGAPTGEPVKKPEELAERVAAGGSGITFFPTPPLMHGTSTLTAFIGFNFGQRIVIHRKFVPEEVLRTVEKERVTSMSLVGDAMLRPLIDALEGPMKGTDMSSMFSVSSSGAIMSDTVRRQFQALVPNVMLLNNFGSSESGFNGTATDDSGPERGFRVRVNSRTQVVDPATHEPIAPGEVGRVAQCGHVPLGYYNDPRKTAETFFEKDGERWVLLGDMATVDEDGVVVVLGRGSQCINTGGEKVYPEEVEQALKSHPDVYDALVAGVPDAQWGHHVAAVVQLRDGVPKPSLDDIQTHCRTHLAGYKIPRQLVIAEAIRRSPSGKADYRWAREVAVRADG, via the coding sequence GTGGAGTACAACCTTGCCGACCTGTTCGAGTCGGTCGTGGAAGTGGTCCCGGACCGCGAGGCACTCGTGTACCTCGACATCCCCGGCACGGGAGCGGAGCGCCGGCTGACCTACGCGGAGCTGGACGCGGCGGCCAACCGCATCGGTCACCATCTGATCGACAGCGGGATACGGCCCGGCGAGCACGTCGGGCTGCACATGTACAACGGCATCGAGTATCTCCAGGTCGCGCTCGGCTGCCTCAAGGCGCGGGTCGTGCCGGTGAACGTCAACTACCGGTACGTCGAGGACGAGTTGGTGTACCTGTACCGGGACGCCGACCTGGTGGGGCTGTTCTTCGACGCGGAGTTCGGCGAACGGGTCGCGGCGGCGCTCCCGTCGGCGCAGAAGCTGCGGCATCTCGTGCGGATCGGTGACGGTGGCGCTTCGGCGGTGGAGGCGGTGGACGCGGTGGCGTTCGCGGACGCCGAGGCCGCCGGGTCGCCCGAACGCGGGTTCCCGCGGCGCTCGCCCGATGACCAGTTCATCATCTACACCGGGGGCACCACGGGGATGCCGAAGGGTGTGATGTGGCGTCAGGAGGACCTGTTCTTCTCGGGGATGGGCGGCGGCGCGCCGACCGGGGAGCCGGTCAAGAAGCCCGAGGAACTCGCCGAGCGGGTCGCCGCGGGCGGCTCGGGGATCACCTTCTTCCCCACTCCCCCGCTGATGCACGGCACCTCGACGCTCACCGCCTTCATCGGCTTCAACTTCGGCCAACGCATCGTGATCCACCGCAAGTTCGTGCCCGAGGAGGTGCTGCGGACCGTCGAGAAGGAGCGCGTGACCAGCATGTCCCTGGTCGGCGACGCCATGCTGCGCCCGCTGATCGACGCCCTCGAAGGGCCCATGAAGGGCACGGACATGTCGTCGATGTTCAGCGTGTCGTCGTCGGGGGCGATCATGTCGGACACCGTGCGCCGGCAGTTCCAGGCCCTCGTCCCGAACGTGATGCTGCTCAACAACTTCGGCTCCTCGGAGTCCGGCTTCAACGGCACCGCCACGGACGACTCCGGCCCCGAACGGGGCTTCCGCGTCCGGGTCAACTCCCGTACCCAGGTGGTCGATCCGGCCACCCACGAGCCGATCGCGCCGGGCGAGGTGGGCCGGGTCGCCCAGTGCGGCCACGTACCGCTGGGCTACTACAACGACCCGCGGAAAACGGCCGAGACCTTCTTCGAGAAGGACGGCGAGCGCTGGGTGCTGCTCGGCGACATGGCCACCGTCGACGAGGACGGTGTCGTCGTCGTCCTGGGACGCGGGTCGCAGTGCATCAACACCGGTGGCGAGAAGGTGTACCCCGAGGAGGTCGAGCAGGCGCTCAAGTCCCATCCCGACGTGTACGACGCGCTGGTCGCGGGGGTCCCGGACGCGCAGTGGGGCCACCACGTGGCAGCGGTCGTACAACTGCGGGACGGCGTGCCAAAGCCGTCGCTCGACGACATCCAGACCCACTGCCGGACCCACCTCGCCGGATACAAGATCCCCCGGCAGCTGGTGATCGCGGAGGCCATCCGGCGCTCCCCGAGCGGCAAGGCGGACTACCGGTGGGCGCGGGAGGTCGCGGTGCGGGCGGACGGGTGA
- a CDS encoding sulfatase — translation MSLFTPRSRQSSDSTTSSDDTGSEEPAETEATAETEEPETAASSGKPGWFGWRRRYARTARGVTLATTVLAALLVLGALLVPNRLDWIRFESFLRLPVEAILLAGLLLALPGRARRITAVVSGVVLGLFTVVKFLDMGFRQTLARPFDLVFDWILLDDAADFVRESYGRSGELLAITAVIVLFVSVLALCTLSVVRLSNLMARHRAVAARTTLVLGTVWILCFTMGVQFSGLTFATKGNITFVANRVQQVHDGLVDAKVFEKQAKVDAFAKTPPDQLLTGLRGKDVLFTFIESYGRIAIDDPAMAPQIDAALQDGDNRLNAAGFQSRSGWLRSPVTGAGSWLAHSTFLSGLWVKNQQRYRSLTTGDRATLTSYFQKTGAWRTVGIVPGVRKAWPEGKYFGLDHIYDSTHLGYNGPYFSWTPVPDQYSLESFERLEHGKENRDPIMAEIILASSHNPWSPIAHMIDWDQLGDGSVFEQIKKEGTDPKEVWKSAKRVRTEYRKAIEYSLQSLTEWVERYGDDNTVLVFLGDHQPVPTVTGGDTNKDVPITIVARDPKVLDRISDWGWTEGLKPAGNAPVWGMDTFRDRFMTAYAK, via the coding sequence GTGTCGCTCTTCACACCTCGCTCTCGACAGTCGTCGGACAGCACCACCTCGTCGGACGACACCGGGAGCGAGGAACCGGCTGAGACGGAAGCGACAGCGGAGACGGAGGAGCCGGAGACAGCGGCGTCCTCCGGGAAACCCGGGTGGTTCGGCTGGCGCCGCCGCTACGCCCGTACCGCACGCGGCGTGACCCTCGCTACGACCGTGCTGGCGGCTCTTCTGGTGCTCGGGGCCCTTCTCGTGCCCAACCGCCTCGACTGGATCAGGTTCGAGTCCTTCCTGCGCCTCCCCGTCGAGGCGATCCTCCTCGCGGGCCTCCTCCTCGCCCTGCCCGGCCGGGCGCGCCGGATCACGGCCGTCGTCTCGGGCGTGGTCCTGGGCCTGTTCACGGTCGTCAAGTTCCTCGACATGGGCTTCCGGCAGACCCTGGCCCGCCCCTTCGACCTGGTCTTCGACTGGATCCTGCTGGACGACGCGGCGGACTTCGTCCGGGAGTCGTACGGCCGTTCGGGAGAGCTGCTCGCGATCACCGCGGTGATCGTCCTGTTCGTGTCCGTGCTCGCCCTGTGCACGCTCTCCGTGGTGCGGCTGTCGAACCTCATGGCCCGGCACCGCGCGGTGGCCGCCCGTACGACGCTCGTCCTGGGCACCGTCTGGATCCTGTGCTTCACCATGGGCGTGCAGTTCAGCGGGCTCACCTTCGCCACCAAGGGCAACATCACGTTCGTCGCCAACCGGGTCCAGCAGGTGCACGACGGCCTCGTCGACGCCAAGGTCTTCGAGAAGCAGGCCAAGGTCGACGCCTTCGCGAAGACGCCGCCCGACCAGCTGCTCACCGGGTTGCGCGGCAAGGACGTCCTGTTCACCTTCATCGAGAGCTACGGCCGGATCGCGATCGACGACCCGGCGATGGCCCCGCAGATCGATGCGGCGCTCCAGGACGGCGACAACCGGCTGAACGCGGCCGGTTTCCAGTCCCGCAGCGGCTGGCTCCGCTCGCCCGTCACCGGCGCGGGCAGCTGGCTCGCGCACTCCACGTTCCTGTCCGGTCTGTGGGTGAAGAACCAGCAGCGGTACCGGAGCCTGACCACGGGCGACCGCGCGACCCTCACCAGCTACTTCCAGAAGACCGGTGCCTGGCGGACGGTCGGCATCGTGCCGGGTGTGCGCAAGGCGTGGCCCGAGGGCAAGTACTTCGGCCTCGACCACATCTACGACTCCACCCACCTCGGCTACAACGGCCCCTACTTCAGCTGGACGCCGGTGCCCGACCAGTACAGCCTGGAGTCCTTCGAGCGCCTTGAGCACGGCAAGGAGAACCGCGACCCGATCATGGCGGAGATCATCCTGGCCTCCAGCCACAACCCCTGGTCGCCCATCGCCCACATGATCGACTGGGACCAGCTCGGCGACGGCTCGGTCTTCGAGCAGATCAAGAAGGAGGGGACGGACCCCAAGGAGGTCTGGAAGAGCGCGAAGCGGGTGCGCACCGAGTACCGCAAGGCCATCGAGTACTCGCTTCAGAGCCTCACCGAGTGGGTCGAGCGCTACGGCGACGACAACACCGTCCTCGTCTTCCTCGGCGACCACCAGCCCGTGCCGACCGTCACCGGCGGCGACACCAACAAGGACGTGCCGATCACGATCGTGGCCCGCGACCCGAAGGTGCTGGACCGGATCTCCGACTGGGGCTGGACGGAGGGACTCAAGCCGGCCGGGAACGCGCCGGTGTGGGGCATGGACACATTCCGGGACCGCTTCATGACGGCGTACGCGAAGTAG
- a CDS encoding alpha/beta fold hydrolase — MDTVKANGITLAYRTWGPEGAPPVLLLHCRGADGADWASIAERLAAGPRRVYAPDLRGHGRSEWPGGYACEAMRDDVRGLLDALGIRRTDLVGHSLGGTVACLLAQHAPDLVRRLVLEDVPAPFPLDPPRPPAERPDGDLPFDWDMVRDTDRQRNAPDPVWWDHMGRITMPTLVIGGGATSPIPQDQVAAVAEAIPDARLVTVDGAGHLVHETCPEEFLDVVERFLTG, encoded by the coding sequence ATGGACACCGTCAAGGCCAACGGCATCACCCTCGCGTACCGCACCTGGGGCCCCGAGGGCGCCCCGCCTGTCCTCCTGCTGCACTGCCGTGGCGCCGACGGCGCGGACTGGGCCTCGATCGCCGAACGTCTCGCCGCGGGGCCGCGCCGCGTGTACGCCCCCGACCTGCGCGGTCACGGGCGGAGCGAGTGGCCGGGCGGTTACGCGTGCGAGGCGATGCGCGACGATGTCCGCGGCCTCCTCGACGCGCTCGGCATCCGGCGGACCGACCTCGTCGGGCACTCCCTCGGTGGCACCGTCGCCTGTCTCCTCGCCCAGCACGCCCCCGACCTCGTACGACGCCTCGTCCTGGAGGACGTACCGGCGCCCTTCCCTCTCGACCCGCCCCGGCCGCCCGCCGAACGGCCCGACGGTGACCTGCCGTTCGACTGGGACATGGTGCGGGACACCGACCGGCAGCGGAACGCCCCCGATCCTGTGTGGTGGGACCACATGGGGCGGATCACCATGCCCACGTTGGTGATCGGGGGCGGGGCGACGAGTCCGATCCCTCAGGATCAGGTCGCCGCGGTCGCCGAGGCGATTCCCGACGCGCGGCTCGTCACCGTCGACGGGGCCGGGCATCTCGTCCACGAGACGTGTCCGGAGGAGTTCCTCGACGTCGTGGAACGATTTCTCACAGGCTGA
- a CDS encoding alpha/beta fold hydrolase, protein MPIFTAPDGTALAYHLKGDGAPLVVLPGGPMQASRYLGDLGGLAAHRRLVLLDLRGTGDSAVPADPATYRCDRLVDDVEALRVQLGLERMDVLAHSAGGSLGMLYAARYPERVGRLVLVAANPWALGTTATPEDRRAAALLRKDEPWFAEAFPAFESWLAGAGAYDPAIAPFFYGRWDRAAEEHHARGDEECNDAAGEVYGSEGAYDPSATHAALSRLSAPVLVLAGELDGAPRPESARRTADVFPHAELAVQPGAAHYPWLDDPEWFVRRVTAFLDGSATPALPTAE, encoded by the coding sequence ATGCCGATCTTCACCGCGCCCGACGGAACCGCTCTCGCCTACCACCTGAAGGGCGACGGCGCCCCGCTCGTCGTCCTCCCCGGAGGGCCGATGCAGGCCTCGCGCTACCTCGGCGACCTGGGCGGCCTCGCCGCGCACCGGCGGCTGGTGCTGCTCGATCTGCGGGGGACCGGTGACTCGGCCGTGCCGGCGGACCCGGCGACGTACCGGTGCGATCGGCTGGTGGACGACGTGGAGGCACTGCGGGTTCAGCTGGGGCTGGAGCGCATGGATGTGCTCGCGCACTCGGCCGGTGGGAGTCTCGGCATGCTGTACGCCGCCCGGTATCCGGAGCGGGTGGGGCGGCTGGTGCTGGTCGCCGCCAATCCGTGGGCGCTCGGGACGACCGCCACCCCCGAGGACCGGCGGGCCGCCGCGCTGCTGCGGAAGGACGAACCATGGTTCGCGGAGGCGTTCCCGGCGTTCGAGTCCTGGCTGGCCGGGGCGGGTGCATACGATCCCGCGATCGCGCCCTTCTTCTACGGCCGCTGGGACCGGGCCGCCGAGGAGCACCACGCCCGCGGCGACGAGGAGTGCAATGACGCGGCCGGTGAGGTGTACGGCTCCGAAGGGGCCTACGACCCGTCCGCCACGCACGCGGCGCTCTCCCGGCTGTCCGCCCCCGTCCTCGTCCTCGCCGGGGAACTCGACGGAGCACCGAGGCCCGAGTCGGCCCGCCGCACCGCCGATGTCTTCCCGCACGCCGAGCTCGCCGTCCAGCCCGGCGCCGCGCACTACCCGTGGCTCGACGATCCGGAGTGGTTCGTACGACGGGTCACCGCGTTCCTCGACGGGAGCGCAACCCCCGCTCTGCCCACGGCAGAGTAG
- the paaK gene encoding phenylacetate--CoA ligase PaaK, which translates to MADATELLDSGERLDGAALRALQLERLRASLRLAYDHVPFYRESFDKAGVHPDDCRSLADLARFPLTTKADLRENYPYGMFAVPRDRIRRIHASSGTTGRPTVVGYTDGDLSLWSDMVARSLRAAGARPGDTVHVAYGYGLFTGGLGAHYGAERLGCTVVPASGGMTARQVQLIQDLKPRVIMVTPSYMLTILDEFERQGVDPRGTSLEVGVFGAEPWTEQMRAEIEERFAIDAVDIYGLSEVIGPGVAQECVETKDGLHVWEDHFYPEIVDPVTGEVLPDGERGELVFTSLTKEAMPVIRYRTRDLTRLLPGTARVFRRMEKVTGRSDDLVILRGVNLFPTQIEEIVLRTPGVAPHFQLRLTREGRLDALTVRAEARPGATPEEREAAVRSIAAAVKDGIGVSVTVEVVEPESLERSVGKIRRIVDLRNAR; encoded by the coding sequence ATGGCGGATGCGACGGAGCTGCTGGACTCGGGGGAACGGCTGGACGGGGCGGCGTTGCGGGCGCTTCAGCTGGAGCGGCTGCGGGCGTCGCTGCGGCTGGCGTACGACCATGTGCCGTTCTACCGGGAGTCCTTCGACAAGGCGGGCGTCCACCCCGACGACTGCCGGTCGCTGGCCGACCTCGCCCGCTTCCCCCTCACCACCAAGGCCGACCTGCGCGAGAACTACCCGTACGGGATGTTCGCCGTGCCCCGGGACCGGATCCGGCGCATTCACGCCTCCAGCGGGACGACCGGCCGTCCGACCGTCGTCGGCTACACCGACGGCGACCTGTCCCTGTGGTCGGACATGGTGGCCCGCTCCCTGCGGGCCGCGGGCGCGCGGCCCGGCGACACGGTCCATGTGGCGTACGGATACGGGCTGTTCACCGGCGGGCTCGGCGCGCACTACGGAGCCGAACGGCTCGGCTGTACGGTCGTCCCCGCGTCCGGCGGCATGACCGCCCGCCAGGTGCAGCTGATCCAGGACCTCAAGCCCCGCGTGATCATGGTGACGCCGTCGTACATGCTGACGATCCTCGACGAGTTCGAGCGCCAGGGCGTGGACCCGCGCGGCACCTCGCTGGAGGTGGGCGTCTTCGGTGCCGAGCCGTGGACGGAGCAGATGCGCGCGGAGATCGAGGAGCGGTTCGCGATCGACGCGGTCGACATCTACGGGCTGTCGGAGGTGATCGGCCCGGGGGTGGCGCAGGAGTGCGTGGAGACCAAGGACGGGCTGCATGTGTGGGAGGACCACTTCTATCCCGAGATCGTCGACCCGGTCACCGGGGAGGTGCTGCCCGACGGGGAGCGGGGGGAACTCGTCTTCACCTCGCTCACCAAGGAGGCGATGCCCGTCATCCGTTATCGCACCCGGGATCTCACCCGCCTGCTGCCGGGGACCGCTCGGGTCTTCCGGCGGATGGAGAAGGTCACCGGGCGCAGTGACGACCTGGTGATCCTGCGGGGTGTCAATCTCTTCCCCACGCAGATCGAGGAGATCGTGCTGCGCACGCCGGGGGTCGCGCCCCACTTCCAGCTGCGGCTGACCCGGGAGGGCCGGCTCGACGCCCTCACCGTCCGGGCGGAGGCCCGGCCCGGGGCCACACCGGAGGAGCGAGAGGCCGCGGTACGGTCCATCGCCGCCGCCGTGAAGGACGGCATCGGTGTGTCGGTCACCGTCGAGGTCGTCGAACCCGAGTCGCTGGAACGGTCGGTGGGCAAGATCCGGCGGATCGTCGATCTGAGGAACGCTCGTTAG
- a CDS encoding acyl-CoA synthetase, producing MTSGHGSTVDGVLRRTARRTPARVAVEYGDRSWTYEELDVAVSRAASLLLGEGLSRGDRVGAYGHNSDAYLIAFLACARAGLVHVPVNQNLTGDDLAYIVGQSGSTLVLTDPGLTARLPDGVRSLPLRDADDSLLARLASSPAYDGPEPRGEDLVQLLYTSGTTALPKGAMMTHRALVHEYLSAITALDLSAGDRPVHSLPLYHSAQMHVFLLPYLAVGATNIILDAPDGDLLFDLIEADRADSLFAPPTVWIALSNRPDFTTRDLGGLRKAYYGASIMPVPVLERLRERLPKLAFYNCFGQSEIGPLATVLAPDEHKGRMDSCGRPVLFVDARVVDEDGKEVSDGTAGEIVYRSPQLCEGYWDKPEETADAFRDGWFHSGDLAVRDAHGYYTIVDRVKDVINSGGVLVASRQVEDALYTHEGVAEVAVIGLPDERWIEAVTAVVVPRGEVAEAELIAHAREKLAPFKAPKRVVFVDELPRNASGKILKRELRDRFA from the coding sequence ATGACGTCTGGACACGGCAGCACGGTTGACGGGGTGCTGCGACGCACCGCCCGGCGCACCCCGGCCCGGGTCGCGGTGGAGTACGGCGACCGCTCCTGGACGTACGAGGAACTCGACGTCGCCGTCTCGCGGGCGGCGAGCCTGCTGCTCGGCGAGGGCCTCTCGCGCGGCGACCGGGTCGGCGCCTACGGCCACAACTCCGACGCCTACCTCATCGCCTTCCTCGCCTGCGCCCGCGCGGGCCTCGTGCACGTCCCGGTCAACCAGAACCTGACCGGTGACGACCTGGCGTACATCGTCGGCCAGTCGGGCAGCACGCTGGTCCTCACGGACCCGGGCCTCACCGCCCGACTCCCGGACGGCGTACGGTCGTTGCCCCTGCGCGACGCCGACGACTCCCTGCTCGCCCGGCTGGCCTCGTCCCCCGCGTACGACGGGCCGGAGCCCCGCGGCGAGGACCTCGTCCAACTGCTCTACACCTCGGGTACGACCGCTCTGCCCAAGGGCGCGATGATGACCCACCGCGCCCTGGTGCACGAGTACCTGAGCGCGATCACCGCCCTCGACCTGAGCGCCGGCGACCGCCCCGTGCACTCGCTCCCGCTGTACCACTCGGCGCAGATGCACGTGTTCCTGCTGCCCTACCTCGCGGTCGGCGCGACGAACATCATCCTCGACGCCCCCGACGGCGACCTCCTCTTCGACCTGATCGAGGCGGACCGCGCGGACAGTCTCTTCGCGCCGCCCACCGTGTGGATCGCGCTGTCGAACCGCCCCGACTTCACCACCCGGGACCTCGGCGGACTCCGCAAGGCCTACTACGGGGCGTCGATCATGCCGGTGCCGGTCCTGGAGCGCCTGCGCGAACGCCTCCCGAAACTCGCCTTCTACAACTGCTTCGGCCAGAGCGAGATCGGCCCGCTGGCGACCGTCCTCGCTCCCGACGAGCACAAGGGGCGGATGGACTCCTGCGGCCGTCCGGTGCTGTTCGTCGACGCGCGGGTCGTGGACGAGGACGGCAAGGAGGTCTCCGACGGCACAGCCGGCGAAATCGTCTACAGGTCCCCGCAGTTGTGCGAGGGCTACTGGGACAAGCCCGAGGAGACGGCCGACGCCTTCCGCGACGGCTGGTTCCACTCCGGCGACCTGGCGGTGCGCGACGCCCACGGCTACTACACGATCGTCGACCGGGTGAAGGACGTCATCAACTCCGGTGGCGTACTGGTCGCCTCACGCCAGGTCGAGGACGCGCTCTACACACACGAGGGCGTCGCCGAGGTCGCCGTCATCGGGCTCCCCGACGAGCGCTGGATCGAGGCGGTGACGGCGGTGGTCGTGCCGCGCGGAGAGGTCGCGGAGGCCGAACTCATCGCCCACGCCCGCGAGAAGCTCGCCCCCTTCAAGGCGCCGAAGCGGGTGGTGTTCGTGGACGAGCTGCCGCGCAACGCGAGCGGGAAGATCCTGAAGCGGGAGCTGCGCGACCGGTTCGCCTAA